In Schizosaccharomyces osmophilus chromosome 1, complete sequence, the genomic window TGAACCAGAACTTCCAAGTGATCCTGTTTTTCACGGAGAAATCATCCTACCTGGCAGACATGCTAAAGACATGAATCCTGTATCTGATACAGATGTTAGGAAGACTACAGCTCGTAAGGGATGGAAGAAAGGACCTTACGGGCGAGCTATCGCTTTACTGAAGGTCTACAACAAGAAAAGTAGGAAAGTCAAGCGCTTTTATCCTTTGGGTAGAAACTGTTTACAGAAACTTTGGGGAAAAATTGATCCTAATATGGATAATGCTACTGCGTCGTATGACACGGATAACGATTGCTACCTTACATACTcaggaagaaaaattccTCGTTCATTTATTGTACAACATGCGAAACAACCGAACTTGAGAACCAAACCTGTTGAggaaaatgattttgaaaatttacGAGTTGCCGCTGAAGTTCCCGAAGAGCGAGGTTTACTCACCGATGAACAAATAAACCAACTTCGTGAAAAAGACAAGGACACGGCGCAATCTGTTCTGGCAGAACTGTTTGGTCAGGATGAATTGGCCGAAAcgtcaaagaaagaattagaaGCTAGCATCACTGTTGACGATAATaacaaagatgaagaacaaaagaccGCTAACATTCCGTTGGATGGTTCCCATGAAGTTTCTGTTCCTCAAGAACTTGAGGCTTCTGAAAAACAGGCGGCTGTTGTGAATGTTGAAAATCTGAAAGAAATGTTTACAAACAACGAAAATGAAGCTGCaggcttttctttatttggCGGTGGTGACGAAGACCTCAGCgacgaaaatgaagaagacgaagcAGAATATATGGGTGAGGAGGAAACTCAAGAGCAGCCTTTTATTCAAGTGGAATCTACTGCTGCTAAAGACGAGAAAGTATGGCCCATGCTTTTCCCTACCTCAACAAATTCTTTTCCGTATTTTCGTCCTTGTAGCCAACAAGTTGtacaaaaacaagctttAGAGTCTTGGTGGAATGAAAACCGCTTGTTTTTGACCAGGGATTACAAACGCAAGCGTAAAGATGCAGTAAAGCGTCTGCGTCGAGctcaacaaaagcaaatccAAGCTTAGTGTTTTGGTGTTGAAGGACTCTTatcctttaaaaaaaaaaaaaaagaaaagcgcTTCTATCGAAAGCCGTCGTTAAGCGTTTAGGACAATGGGTATATATCAATGGTTTACTATAAATTAATATTTTCTGTGTTTCTACGTACTTATCAATTGAAAcaattcatcttttagatgtttttgaatcatCTTATAGcgtattttcttctaacataaaaccaaaattcGAGATCAAACTTCCTTTCAATTTAATCAAGCATCcttcatttcaaaaataaaaaaactctCGCTATTCCTCGGTAATCGTGGAGTCTGCATGTTTAGCTGCCTCTAGTGTTTGTCTAGTGACCTAGATACCCACTCCCAGTATTTCATACAATGGCATCAGCTGTATTcattttaaatttaaaagGGAAACCCATCATATCTAGGGATTATCGGTAAGGTTTAAAGCCAACAATGCTTGCAGAAATGCAAATAACCCATACTTCTTCATTGAACAACATTAACCGATGTAGCGCCGATGTTCCTTTGTCAGCTGTTGAGAAGTTTATACCATTAATAACGGAagtggaagaagaaaatggatgTGTAACGCCCTGCTTAACTCATGAAGGAATTAATGTATGTAATGAGCGGCAAGTCAACGGGACGTGTTTTGCAGCTCTTTCTCCAATTCTTATTTAATACTAATCTTAAAAGTATATTTATGTTCAACATAACGATGTTTACCTCTTAGCTTTATCTAAAAGGAATACGGATGCAATGGAGATGCTTGTGTTTCTCAGAAAATTGGCAGATCTGTTTATAGATTACTTTAAAGAACTCCAAGAAGAATCTATTCGGGACAATTTTGTGCTGGTATATGAACTGCTAGACGAAGTGATggattttggatttccgCAAACCACCGAAACCAAAATCCTTCAAGAATATATAACACAGACTTCTAATACCTCTCAAACACAAGTAGCACCGCCAATTGCGATGACAAATGCTATTTCTTGGCGTTCAGAAGGGATTCATTACCGTAAAAATGAGGTATTTTTGGACGTTATTGAATCCGTCAATTTGATCGCTGCACCTGATGGTACTATCATCCAGAGTGATATCCTCGGAAAGGTTCATTTGAAGTGTTTCTTGTCAGGAATGCCTGAACTTCGCCTGGGTCTTAATGATAAAGTGCTTTTTGAAGCAGCTGGTCGTACCATCAAAGGAAATGCAGTTGAGATGGAGGACGTAAAATTCCATCAATGTGTTCGTTTAGCAAGGTTCGAGAATGATCGaactatttcttttattcctCCTGACGGCGAATTTGATCTCATGTCTTATCGTCTTAGCTCAAACGTATGTTTACCGAGTGTATATAATTTTAACTAACCTATTTAGTCGCGACCTCTCATTTGGGTTGAGTGTGACTCAGTCGTTCATTCAGGTTCTCGTGTGGAATTTATggtaaaagcaaaagctcAGTTCAAGAAGAGGTGTATCGCAAACAATGTCAAAATTATTATACCCGTTCCAGAAGACGCGGATAGTCCTCGATTTCAGTCGAGCAATGGTCATGTACAGTACGCTCCAGAACAAGCAGCGATGATTTGGAACattaaaaagttttctgGGGGAAAGGAGTGTTTAATGCGAGCAGAAATGGGGTTACCAAGCGTCCGTGGAGAAGAAACAGCCAAACGTACAAAACGACCTGTTCAAATGAGCTTCGCGATTCCATATTTTACCACTTCTGGAATTCAAGTACGATACTTAAAAATTACTGAGCCTAAATTGAATTATCATGCTATGCCGTGGGTTAGATATGTTACGCAGAATGGCAAAGAATATGCCATTCGCCAGTAATGGAGCACAccaataaaaagaattttataGACGCAAATTAGCATAGTTATTTACGAACATTTAATTGTCACATATATTGTTTACGATCCTTAACAAATATAGAAATGACATTCATAAGATGATTTTACTTTGGGaggaataaaaatcaagatttttattgttgatgaaaaagataagGTATAAGAAAGGTGAGGAAAATCCAAGCAAAACGATTGATTCTCTATATAATAAGTTTATACTTCAAAATGATTAAcaaatgaatttcttgaatcCAGACAAAAATTTGGCagtattattttttttgttcaagtCCAAAAAATTTAGCACGGATATTCCACATGTCTTCTCTAATTTGAAGCTCTTTAGGACCCCAGTATGGTGCGGGAAACCCCTCTTCGGGGTTGGGATGAGCTTGCAGTGTTAAATCATGAATGTGATTGATGTACTCGGCATCTTTAGGGAAGTTCAATGAATGGTATAAGTTCATAGATCCATCCAGCGAGTTAACAAGCTGATCTTGCCATTCCCGTTGCTCTTTGGGGTTTGGAAGAGAAAGGCGACCAGACCAAACTCGAGCCAGATAGGCAGCTTGTGCTTGACTAGTGGGAAAAGGAACAACATGAAGGGCTAAACCTACGAAAGCGAGGTTGGGATCGGGGATATAAAAGATATGTTGGTAAACGTTGTGAACATGGCTGCCGTCAGTAACCAATTTCGTTTCAGGATTGTCATTAGATTTGTTGAGAGAGGGAAAAGGAATATTGTAAAGATAGCCAGTACAATAGATGATACGGTCAAAGTTCTTTAGAACTTTACcattctttaaaaagatTTCTCTTGTTTCAGGATCAAATTTCACGACCTGAGGAACCTTGATGAGCTTATCATCAATGCTTTCCTCGTCAACCAAAACACTTTGATAAACGGGATTCTTTGCGATTGGTTGTAAATGCCGGACCAAATCAGTGGCTGAAGATGCACCGCCTACGATAAGGACGCGTTCGTTGGCAAACAGTTCAGGTTCACGAAATTGAGAAGCATGAAGGACAGAACCAGGAACGCGTTCAGCGTATTGTTGAAGGCCAGGGACATTTGgaataaaaggaatttcGTAATGACCATTACAGATGGCGACAGCATCAAAATGTTCTTCGTTGGAAGGGCTACCTTGTTTGGTGCTGCGATAAGTGACAAGCCatttatgattttttttctcaatgTCAACGACTTCGGTAGCGCGTTTGATAAGAGGCAAAAGGGGTTCTGCAAAGGTACGCTGGTATTCTTGAACAGAAGTACGGTGAGGGAATTGAAGGGTTTCTTTGGGGAAATGGTGAGTGCTGTAGCACATGAGTTCGATGGGGGTGTTGGTTTGTAAATCACGGTACAAGGGGGATGGATAGACGGGCAAAGCGGATGGTTCTAGAATTGGATTGCTGCTTACATTTGGCTTAATGGAAGGCGCTCGGACTTTTGGTGGTAGCGAAGAGGTATAATTCCATACACCGCCGGCGGAACCACGACGTTCAAACAAGACGATGCGTTCGAAAGCCTTTTCAGCTAAAAGGGCTTTTGCAGTTACTAGGCCAGAAGGGCCTGCACCGATAACGGCAATACTGCGAATGAGAGGAGAACTCATAGGGAAGAATTCAAGCAAGAAAGGGGGAGATGTTGGAAACTTGTGTCCTAGGGAATAAATAAActtaaagaagaaaaaagattcgTTTGTACAAGAGTCAAAATGGAAAATCCAATGCGACTAGAAGAGAATCTTATGGAATGAAAGATGAAGGACGACACAGAAAtagtgtttgtttacgtaACGAGTTGAACACCTTGGTCTATTAAAATGAGGAAAGTTAGTAATCGAAAAaccaaagttttcttttttcttttgcacGACCATTGCACAACAATTCGTAAGGTCTTCATCAGGAACCAAGGTGCTTTTGTATTCAAAAGCGAAACCACCAAAAGAATGTATGAGAGgaccttttttgtttctaagATCGTACTTTTGCTTTACTTACCGTTCCTCTCTGCTATTGCTATTACTATATATAGAGAAACAATATAATAAATTCAAGTGCAAACAAAAGGTGCCCTTTGCAAACAGCGGGTGAAAGGCCTTTATAATGTTGGAACCAG contains:
- the nop8 gene encoding ribosome biogenesis protein Nop8, translating into MDITKRVFVGGLSSTITEDDLKPRFNRFGNVTEFTIVEKQLPVGTFQKFAYVTFETNEDNWRKCKMHLSKATFKESVLRIEEAKPYFKDRLKLEKNIEDEPSAQATTTNHSEPELPSDPVFHGEIILPGRHAKDMNPVSDTDVRKTTARKGWKKGPYGRAIALLKVYNKKSRKVKRFYPLGRNCLQKLWGKIDPNMDNATASYDTDNDCYLTYSGRKIPRSFIVQHAKQPNLRTKPVEENDFENLRVAAEVPEERGLLTDEQINQLREKDKDTAQSVLAELFGQDELAETSKKELEASITVDDNNKDEEQKTANIPLDGSHEVSVPQELEASEKQAAVVNVENLKEMFTNNENEAAGFSLFGGGDEDLSDENEEDEAEYMGEEETQEQPFIQVESTAAKDEKVWPMLFPTSTNSFPYFRPCSQQVVQKQALESWWNENRLFLTRDYKRKRKDAVKRLRRAQQKQIQA
- the apm1 gene encoding AP-1 adaptor complex mu subunit Apm1, producing MASAVFILNLKGKPIISRDYRADVPLSAVEKFIPLITEVEEENGCVTPCLTHEGINYIYVQHNDVYLLALSKRNTDAMEMLVFLRKLADLFIDYFKELQEESIRDNFVLVYELLDEVMDFGFPQTTETKILQEYITQTSNTSQTQVAPPIAMTNAISWRSEGIHYRKNEVFLDVIESVNLIAAPDGTIIQSDILGKVHLKCFLSGMPELRLGLNDKVLFEAAGRTIKGNAVEMEDVKFHQCVRLARFENDRTISFIPPDGEFDLMSYRLSSNSRPLIWVECDSVVHSGSRVEFMVKAKAQFKKRCIANNVKIIIPVPEDADSPRFQSSNGHVQYAPEQAAMIWNIKKFSGGKECLMRAEMGLPSVRGEETAKRTKRPVQMSFAIPYFTTSGIQVRYLKITEPKLNYHAMPWVRYVTQNGKEYAIRQ
- the fmo1 gene encoding ER flavin-containing N,N-dimethylaniline monooxygenase activity Fmo1, which encodes MSSPLIRSIAVIGAGPSGLVTAKALLAEKAFERIVLFERRGSAGGVWNYTSSLPPKVRAPSIKPNVSSNPILEPSALPVYPSPLYRDLQTNTPIELMCYSTHHFPKETLQFPHRTSVQEYQRTFAEPLLPLIKRATEVVDIEKKNHKWLVTYRSTKQGSPSNEEHFDAVAICNGHYEIPFIPNVPGLQQYAERVPGSVLHASQFREPELFANERVLIVGGASSATDLVRHLQPIAKNPVYQSVLVDEESIDDKLIKVPQVVKFDPETREIFLKNGKVLKNFDRIIYCTGYLYNIPFPSLNKSNDNPETKLVTDGSHVHNVYQHIFYIPDPNLAFVGLALHVVPFPTSQAQAAYLARVWSGRLSLPNPKEQREWQDQLVNSLDGSMNLYHSLNFPKDAEYINHIHDLTLQAHPNPEEGFPAPYWGPKELQIREDMWNIRAKFFGLEQKK